In the genome of Halapricum salinum, one region contains:
- a CDS encoding DUF447 domain-containing protein has product MTGEDTTSGDGWLVALRGVTESVVTTLGPNGRWNVAALGLHAGEPVTATTWGRTRTWRNFRERGHGYVQFTPDPVDFAEAAMTIREEDEPILASADAWVEVETERRDAGEEGGTQWVEWALEPVDGAVANRSVRTTNRGYYAVIEATVAASRLGVEAYDQERLRERLSYFEDVVETCGGEREQAAFDVVRENAEW; this is encoded by the coding sequence GTGACCGGCGAGGACACCACGAGCGGCGACGGATGGCTGGTCGCCCTGCGCGGGGTCACCGAGTCGGTCGTGACGACGCTCGGCCCCAACGGCCGGTGGAACGTCGCTGCGCTGGGCCTGCACGCTGGCGAGCCCGTCACGGCGACGACGTGGGGCCGGACCCGGACCTGGCGGAATTTCCGCGAGCGCGGCCACGGCTACGTCCAGTTCACGCCCGATCCTGTGGACTTCGCCGAGGCCGCGATGACGATTCGCGAGGAAGACGAGCCGATCCTCGCGAGTGCCGACGCCTGGGTCGAAGTCGAGACTGAACGCCGCGACGCTGGCGAGGAGGGCGGTACGCAGTGGGTCGAGTGGGCGCTGGAACCCGTGGACGGGGCGGTCGCGAATCGCAGCGTCCGGACGACCAATCGCGGCTACTACGCCGTGATCGAGGCGACCGTCGCGGCCTCGCGACTCGGTGTGGAAGCCTACGACCAGGAGCGTCTCCGGGAGCGTCTGTCCTACTTCGAGGACGTCGTCGAGACGTGTGGCGGGGAGCGCGAGCAGGCCGCGTTCGATGTGGTCCGTGAGAACGCCGAGTGGTGA
- a CDS encoding 30S ribosomal protein S17e, with amino-acid sequence MAIKPAYVKKTGTILMEKYPDAFSSDFEQNKELVTELTNIESKGVRNRIAGYVTRKQNRPVEA; translated from the coding sequence ATGGCGATCAAACCGGCCTACGTCAAGAAGACAGGAACGATCCTGATGGAAAAGTACCCCGACGCCTTCAGCAGCGACTTCGAGCAGAACAAGGAACTCGTGACCGAACTCACGAACATCGAGTCCAAGGGCGTCCGCAACCGGATCGCGGGCTACGTCACGCGCAAGCAGAACCGACCCGTCGAAGCCTAA
- a CDS encoding ABC transporter ATP-binding protein: MSDLAVERVSKDYGTVLALDDVSLSVDPGELHCLAGPNGSGKSTLFRVFLGLTSPTSGEVARPPSGQLGTSFQEPAFYPSLTVGENIEVFRGLAGNPDLEWVRRVVRVFNLPKVLERQAGDLSGGYSKQLDLALGLLNEPEYLLLDEPLTDLDDVTTESLLSFLESYADAGNAVLVSSHRIAEFAATLDRLTVMDGGRVVYDERREAIDGVGPKQIERVYRRAIAERRD; encoded by the coding sequence ATGTCGGACCTCGCTGTCGAGCGCGTGAGTAAAGACTACGGGACCGTCCTCGCGCTGGACGACGTCTCGCTGTCGGTCGACCCCGGCGAACTGCACTGTCTGGCCGGCCCGAACGGCTCCGGGAAGTCGACGCTCTTTCGCGTTTTCCTCGGGCTGACGAGTCCGACCAGCGGCGAGGTCGCGCGACCGCCGAGTGGGCAACTCGGAACGAGCTTTCAGGAACCGGCCTTCTACCCCTCGCTCACGGTCGGCGAGAACATCGAGGTCTTTCGTGGACTGGCCGGCAATCCCGACCTGGAGTGGGTCAGGCGGGTCGTCCGCGTGTTCAACCTCCCGAAGGTGCTCGAACGCCAGGCCGGCGACCTCTCGGGGGGATACAGCAAGCAACTCGACCTGGCGCTCGGCCTGCTGAACGAACCGGAGTACCTGCTGCTGGACGAACCACTGACCGACCTCGACGACGTGACGACCGAGTCGCTACTGTCGTTTCTGGAATCGTACGCCGACGCGGGCAACGCCGTGCTGGTGTCGAGCCACCGGATCGCAGAGTTCGCGGCCACGCTCGATCGACTGACCGTGATGGACGGCGGGCGCGTCGTCTACGACGAACGGCGCGAGGCTATCGACGGCGTCGGCCCAAAGCAGATCGAGCGCGTCTACCGACGAGCGATCGCAGAGAGGAGAGATTAG
- a CDS encoding ABC transporter permease: MSLRALLGKEVRWSKHNAAALLVLVLVLPATFGYASVAFQTVIPQDAPVAVVAGDESVDDASLTVVETAVSSFGAPRRYDSEAAATRGLHREEVYAMITVPPGLANGSKATEIQLSVDGSMVLFEEPSRAMVNVLNYRLGSVPIGDVSVQHRVVGDSHTLAEYLIPILLIGTLMLFAFTYVPYNLAAESRAIERVRTESSLEALVTAKLVYFTALMLVPIAVFGLVTRALGYAITPASIGLVAILLLSFVAMTAVAMTIMLLTRFGTAGRFICVIVMFGLLSFGGIIYPAGFFSPLRRSIVRSVPLHYATIVTRGEMLRDVPLSVYSDFLLIIGGTALAALGALKLGIVAYRRGD, translated from the coding sequence GTGAGTCTGCGTGCGCTGCTGGGCAAGGAGGTTCGCTGGAGCAAGCACAACGCCGCTGCCCTGCTGGTGTTAGTGCTCGTGTTGCCGGCGACATTCGGCTACGCGAGCGTCGCCTTTCAGACGGTGATCCCGCAGGACGCCCCCGTGGCAGTCGTCGCCGGCGACGAGAGTGTCGACGACGCCAGCCTCACCGTCGTCGAGACGGCGGTGTCGAGTTTCGGAGCGCCCCGACGCTACGACTCCGAGGCGGCAGCGACTCGTGGACTCCACCGCGAGGAGGTCTACGCCATGATCACGGTCCCGCCGGGACTGGCCAATGGATCGAAAGCGACCGAGATACAGCTTTCCGTCGACGGGAGTATGGTCCTGTTCGAAGAGCCCTCCCGGGCGATGGTGAACGTCCTCAACTACCGGTTGGGTTCGGTTCCGATCGGGGACGTCTCGGTCCAGCACCGCGTCGTCGGCGACAGCCACACCCTGGCGGAGTATCTCATCCCGATCTTGCTGATCGGGACGCTGATGCTGTTCGCCTTTACCTACGTTCCCTACAACCTCGCCGCGGAATCACGCGCCATCGAGCGCGTCCGTACCGAGTCCTCTCTGGAGGCGCTCGTCACCGCGAAACTCGTCTACTTCACCGCACTCATGCTGGTCCCCATCGCCGTCTTCGGGCTCGTGACGAGGGCGCTGGGCTATGCGATCACGCCGGCGTCGATCGGCCTCGTGGCCATCCTTCTGTTGTCGTTCGTCGCGATGACTGCCGTCGCCATGACGATCATGCTCCTGACGCGCTTCGGGACGGCCGGCCGGTTTATTTGCGTGATCGTCATGTTCGGATTGCTCTCGTTTGGCGGGATCATCTACCCCGCAGGGTTCTTCTCGCCGCTGCGGCGGTCGATCGTCCGCTCGGTCCCGCTGCACTACGCGACGATCGTCACCCGCGGGGAGATGCTTCGGGACGTCCCGCTGTCGGTCTACTCGGACTTCCTGCTCATCATCGGGGGCACAGCGCTGGCCGCACTGGGCGCGCTGAAACTCGGCATCGTCGCCTACCGGAGGGGTGACTGA
- a CDS encoding DUF5785 family protein, translating to MDWPHDPDGEEGSEGRRKYGHAVLAKKIDEGEDFPLTAEEYVENYGDHPVRIDYETVVSVEEIFEYVDQDEYEDFPDFHKAMGRALRDAGYWPYELEHA from the coding sequence ATGGACTGGCCACACGATCCTGACGGCGAGGAAGGAAGCGAGGGCCGACGCAAGTACGGCCACGCCGTCCTCGCGAAGAAGATCGACGAGGGGGAGGACTTCCCGCTGACCGCCGAGGAGTACGTCGAGAACTACGGCGACCATCCGGTGCGGATCGACTACGAGACGGTCGTCAGCGTCGAGGAGATCTTCGAGTACGTCGACCAGGACGAGTACGAGGACTTCCCGGACTTCCACAAGGCGATGGGTCGCGCACTGCGTGACGCGGGCTACTGGCCGTACGAACTCGAACACGCATAA
- a CDS encoding GTP cyclohydrolase III — protein sequence MTNTQLTHVQIDNYGPWTVTPEPRREVDLQTLQSRLYADLSQLFGNRGGYVFFTRFDNMIAVSNGLTIEDHAMIQESVGNRYPVTMSLSVATGTTPAAALETATEQLQEAGSAQDKSRREVLEGRHIDTEFRTDEDVQIAHFDVVDATGKYTDKLSEFDTFIQIEQGYAALMKYMREAHEGLSFFVGGDNVIAVCPDMDAADYQDVVEHVHDDVGVELQVGVGRGSLAEEAGMAAKHALESSRANGTDVEVDF from the coding sequence GTGACGAACACGCAGCTTACCCACGTCCAGATCGACAACTACGGTCCGTGGACGGTCACGCCTGAACCACGTCGGGAAGTCGATCTCCAGACGCTGCAGTCGCGGCTGTACGCCGATCTCTCACAGCTGTTCGGCAACCGCGGCGGGTACGTCTTCTTCACCCGCTTCGACAACATGATCGCGGTGTCGAACGGCCTCACCATCGAGGATCACGCCATGATCCAGGAGTCGGTGGGCAACCGCTATCCGGTGACGATGAGCCTCTCCGTCGCGACCGGAACCACGCCCGCGGCCGCGCTCGAAACCGCGACCGAGCAACTGCAGGAAGCCGGTAGCGCACAGGACAAATCCCGGCGGGAAGTGCTGGAGGGCCGGCACATCGACACGGAGTTCCGGACCGACGAGGACGTTCAAATTGCGCACTTCGACGTTGTCGACGCCACGGGCAAGTACACCGACAAACTCAGCGAGTTCGACACGTTCATCCAGATCGAACAGGGCTACGCCGCCCTGATGAAGTACATGCGCGAGGCCCACGAGGGACTCTCGTTTTTCGTCGGCGGCGACAACGTCATCGCGGTCTGTCCCGACATGGACGCCGCGGACTATCAGGACGTCGTCGAGCACGTCCACGACGACGTCGGCGTCGAACTGCAGGTCGGCGTCGGCCGCGGTTCGCTGGCCGAAGAGGCCGGGATGGCCGCGAAACATGCCCTCGAATCGAGTCGAGCGAACGGGACCGACGTGGAAGTCGACTTCTGA
- a CDS encoding CBS domain-containing protein produces the protein MNGDVTVREAMTRDYVGVSESDSVVETAALLLDEDLAGAIVLRGQDPIGMVTARDVLSWLVHDGDDEGTVGECMTENVPTIAPEKSIEAAVDELFARSATQLLVVDATGEPVGVLTQRDVVAATTLSPGEEATDREVDSARMERMEADGEGGGGFSEQGICERCGALASDLTSFNGQLLCADCRDV, from the coding sequence ATGAACGGCGACGTCACAGTCCGCGAGGCGATGACCCGTGACTACGTCGGGGTGAGCGAATCCGATAGCGTCGTCGAGACGGCGGCGCTGTTGCTCGACGAGGATCTCGCGGGGGCAATCGTCCTCCGTGGCCAGGACCCCATCGGGATGGTGACCGCGCGCGACGTCCTCTCGTGGCTCGTCCACGACGGCGACGACGAGGGAACGGTCGGCGAGTGCATGACAGAGAACGTGCCGACGATCGCACCCGAGAAGTCGATCGAGGCGGCCGTCGACGAACTGTTCGCGCGCTCGGCGACGCAGTTGCTCGTCGTCGACGCCACGGGCGAGCCGGTCGGTGTCCTCACCCAGCGCGACGTCGTCGCGGCGACGACGCTCTCCCCGGGCGAGGAAGCGACCGATCGCGAAGTGGACTCGGCTCGCATGGAGCGCATGGAGGCCGACGGCGAGGGCGGCGGTGGATTCTCCGAGCAGGGGATCTGCGAGCGCTGCGGCGCGCTCGCGTCGGATCTGACCTCGTTCAACGGTCAGTTGCTCTGTGCGGATTGTCGGGACGTGTGA
- a CDS encoding GNAT family N-acetyltransferase, producing the protein MSEDWAAIEAPTMTDLDTLVDRWVDLAAGQRQHGSHLEADGNRDRIRETLARQIALSEVRVARQDGRIVGFVSYTIEGSTFARSTTKGLIQNIYVVPELRGLGIGSQLLDVAEDALVAEGADVVALEVMAANEAARRFYMRHGYDAHRVTLEKPVESDTP; encoded by the coding sequence ATGAGCGAGGACTGGGCCGCCATCGAAGCGCCGACGATGACCGATCTCGACACGCTCGTGGACCGATGGGTCGATCTCGCGGCCGGCCAGCGCCAACACGGGTCGCACCTCGAAGCCGACGGAAACCGGGATCGGATTCGAGAGACCTTGGCCCGTCAGATCGCACTTTCGGAGGTTCGGGTCGCTCGACAGGACGGCCGGATCGTCGGGTTCGTCTCCTACACGATCGAGGGCAGCACGTTCGCGCGCTCGACGACGAAGGGGTTGATCCAGAACATCTACGTCGTGCCCGAACTCCGGGGACTCGGGATCGGTTCGCAGTTGCTCGACGTCGCCGAGGACGCGCTCGTGGCGGAGGGGGCGGACGTCGTCGCGTTGGAGGTGATGGCCGCGAACGAGGCTGCGCGGCGGTTTTATATGCGTCACGGGTACGACGCCCATCGGGTGACCCTGGAGAAGCCGGTCGAAAGCGATACGCCTTAA
- a CDS encoding DUF5784 family protein: MATPLRFRVSTEHWTEGRVRAEIYRALDANLGATMASPWYKPPAGYQAKRFEMDNGDVALFCWNDDAYWMGNTETPKTLWGTNKVTFDEAPDPVSEWAQRELLAQLYEEDPWLEETPKLAWFFLPVFLSKDGRETTREFFREHAAGFPDASRETALEFYDDFLETGVLDEYRYVMASKLGTSEYLNLSRMSATMSEFTVAKLLSEQGYDVTPEIEISTGHSIDFRVDRADAETALVEVTRPVPPGDRAANSAVTAIRQTAANKTSGQLEEHGGGVTLFVDCSSFTDQQWNEIKTATPDVGHRPAVIFRVRPDGWLDGYTKGSVPVELPDEID; encoded by the coding sequence GTGGCGACTCCGTTGCGATTTCGCGTGTCGACCGAACACTGGACCGAAGGGCGCGTCCGCGCAGAAATCTACCGGGCGCTGGACGCGAACCTCGGGGCGACGATGGCTAGCCCGTGGTACAAACCGCCTGCGGGCTACCAGGCCAAGCGGTTCGAGATGGACAACGGCGACGTGGCGCTGTTTTGCTGGAACGACGACGCCTACTGGATGGGCAACACCGAGACGCCCAAGACCTTGTGGGGGACCAACAAGGTCACCTTCGACGAAGCGCCCGATCCCGTTTCGGAGTGGGCCCAGCGGGAGTTGCTGGCCCAGCTCTACGAGGAAGACCCGTGGCTCGAAGAGACGCCCAAACTGGCGTGGTTTTTCCTCCCTGTCTTCCTCTCGAAAGACGGCCGGGAGACCACGCGGGAGTTCTTCCGCGAACACGCCGCCGGCTTCCCGGACGCGAGTCGCGAGACTGCGCTCGAATTCTACGACGACTTTCTGGAGACGGGCGTCCTCGACGAGTACCGCTACGTGATGGCCTCGAAACTCGGCACTTCCGAGTACCTCAATCTGAGTCGGATGTCCGCGACGATGAGCGAGTTCACCGTGGCGAAGCTCCTGTCCGAACAAGGGTACGACGTCACTCCCGAGATCGAGATCTCGACCGGGCACTCGATCGACTTCCGGGTCGACCGCGCCGACGCCGAGACGGCGCTGGTCGAGGTCACACGGCCCGTGCCGCCGGGCGACCGCGCGGCCAACTCGGCGGTCACGGCGATCCGCCAGACAGCCGCCAACAAGACCTCCGGACAGTTAGAGGAACACGGCGGCGGCGTCACGCTGTTCGTGGACTGCTCGTCGTTCACGGATCAGCAGTGGAACGAGATCAAAACTGCGACGCCGGACGTGGGCCACCGCCCGGCCGTCATCTTCCGGGTGCGACCCGACGGCTGGCTCGACGGCTACACGAAGGGATCAGTTCCGGTCGAGCTACCTGACGAGATCGATTGA
- a CDS encoding sugar O-acetyltransferase, which yields MSEDDTERETEPATEKEKMIAGKNYDPLDPELTAARDAARQLTGLYNDTGPHEEDRRRLLLEELLGSGGETAWIEPPLYCDYGWNIHVGEHFYANFGCVFLDVSEIRFGDQCLLGPGVHVYTAAHPIDAETRADGPEWGESVEVGDRVWIGGRAVINPGVTIGDDVVVAAGSVVVDDVPDNVVVGGNPAEVIRDLE from the coding sequence ATGAGCGAGGACGATACCGAGCGCGAGACGGAGCCAGCCACCGAGAAAGAGAAGATGATCGCCGGCAAAAACTACGATCCACTCGATCCCGAACTGACCGCCGCCCGCGACGCCGCCCGTCAACTGACGGGCCTCTACAACGACACCGGGCCCCACGAGGAAGACCGGCGGCGACTCCTCCTCGAAGAACTGCTGGGTTCTGGCGGTGAAACGGCCTGGATCGAACCACCCCTGTACTGTGATTACGGGTGGAATATCCACGTCGGCGAGCACTTCTACGCCAACTTCGGCTGCGTGTTTCTGGACGTCAGCGAGATTCGCTTCGGCGACCAGTGCCTGCTCGGGCCGGGCGTCCACGTCTACACGGCGGCCCACCCGATCGACGCCGAAACCCGGGCCGACGGGCCGGAGTGGGGCGAGTCGGTCGAGGTCGGCGACCGGGTCTGGATCGGCGGCCGTGCGGTGATCAACCCGGGCGTCACGATCGGCGACGACGTCGTCGTGGCCGCCGGCTCGGTCGTCGTCGACGACGTCCCGGACAACGTGGTCGTCGGGGGCAACCCCGCGGAAGTGATTCGAGACCTCGAATAG
- a CDS encoding NAD(P)/FAD-dependent oxidoreductase encodes MTDVAVAGGGLAGLVAARHLAEDGYDVTLFERNDTVGGRVRTVHDEGFTFDRGFQVLFTAYPAVRRELDLDDLGLRYFTAGATIARDGQRSVLADPFDSPGDAVETLFNREVRLGDKLGLFRLQRELAQTPAEDILDPGREATTIQQYLADRGFSRAFVERFAAPFYGGITLDRSLSTDSRVFEYTFKMLEAGRTAVPAEGMGAIPEQLRSRAENAGATIETGHEVTAVADSEVTVEGGTTASETVETDAVVVATDPKRARELTGVDSIPTDAKGCVTQYFTLDTYSKLDTGTKLLLNAENDRPNQIAPLSTVAPEYAPEGTQLLSATFLGAQEQSDEELAAEVRDALASWYPERDVGGLELRHTDRIEFAQFAQPPGFLEDLPDPDAPDEPVVLAGDYTRWCSIQGALESGQRAAETAREYLP; translated from the coding sequence ATGACTGACGTTGCTGTCGCGGGCGGTGGCCTCGCGGGACTGGTCGCCGCACGCCACCTCGCCGAGGACGGATACGACGTGACGCTGTTCGAGCGCAACGACACCGTCGGCGGGCGCGTCCGAACAGTCCACGACGAGGGATTCACGTTCGACCGCGGGTTCCAGGTGCTCTTTACGGCCTATCCCGCCGTCCGGCGCGAACTCGATCTCGACGACCTGGGATTACGATACTTCACCGCGGGCGCGACCATCGCACGGGACGGCCAGCGATCGGTGCTCGCCGATCCGTTCGACAGCCCGGGCGACGCCGTCGAGACGCTGTTCAACCGCGAGGTCAGACTGGGCGACAAACTCGGGCTGTTTCGCCTCCAGCGTGAACTCGCCCAGACACCCGCCGAAGACATCCTCGATCCCGGACGCGAGGCGACGACGATCCAGCAGTACCTCGCGGACCGCGGCTTCTCGAGAGCCTTCGTCGAACGTTTCGCCGCGCCCTTCTACGGCGGGATCACGCTCGATCGCTCACTGTCGACGGACTCCCGGGTGTTCGAGTACACGTTCAAGATGCTCGAAGCAGGACGCACGGCCGTCCCGGCCGAGGGAATGGGCGCGATTCCCGAACAACTCCGATCCCGGGCCGAGAACGCTGGCGCGACGATCGAGACCGGCCACGAGGTCACCGCGGTCGCGGACAGCGAGGTGACGGTCGAGGGCGGGACGACCGCCAGCGAGACGGTCGAGACCGACGCGGTCGTGGTCGCGACCGACCCCAAACGCGCCCGGGAACTGACCGGCGTCGACTCGATCCCCACCGACGCGAAGGGCTGTGTCACGCAGTATTTCACGCTCGACACCTACTCGAAACTCGATACGGGCACGAAACTCCTGCTGAACGCCGAGAACGACCGACCGAACCAGATCGCGCCACTGTCGACGGTCGCGCCCGAGTACGCACCCGAAGGCACACAACTGTTGAGCGCGACCTTCCTCGGAGCACAGGAACAGAGCGACGAGGAACTGGCCGCCGAGGTTCGAGACGCCCTCGCGTCGTGGTATCCAGAGCGAGACGTCGGCGGACTCGAACTCCGGCACACAGACCGAATCGAGTTCGCGCAGTTCGCCCAGCCGCCGGGCTTTCTCGAAGACCTGCCCGATCCCGACGCGCCCGACGAACCCGTCGTGCTGGCTGGCGATTACACGCGGTGGTGTTCGATCCAGGGCGCTCTGGAGAGTGGCCAGCGGGCGGCCGAGACGGCCCGGGAGTATCTCCCATGA
- a CDS encoding threonine synthase gives METTAALTGLRCTDCGEDFDPEAATHQCPDCGGILDPTYDLDAVATDRETLESRSFSGIARYADLLPFPAETLVTMDEGATPLVSAPDFAERLGVDQVLLKDEGRNPTGSFKDRGAALAVTAASEHGAETVALPSAGNAGQAASAYAARAGLDAEVFVPSRAVFDTKAMINVHGGEMTVVGGRLDDAVAAFRDAITEEDWYSVATFETPYRHEGKKTMFYEIAEQCEWESPDHVVYPTGGGVGLVGMAKAARELQELGWIDDGPAFHAAQATGCAPIVEAFEAGRAEHEPVEHPDTICGGIEVADPGASRLVLDAVRESGGTAVATPDDEILGAAVDIAQTAGIEMGATCGAAASGALELADSGAFDGDETVVLVNTATGNKESDILRSHLMSQGI, from the coding sequence ATGGAGACGACGGCGGCCCTCACTGGATTGCGGTGTACGGACTGCGGCGAGGACTTCGATCCCGAGGCTGCGACGCATCAGTGCCCCGACTGCGGAGGGATTCTCGATCCGACCTACGACCTCGACGCGGTCGCGACCGACCGCGAGACACTCGAATCGCGATCGTTCTCGGGGATCGCTCGCTACGCCGACTTGCTGCCCTTCCCGGCCGAGACGCTCGTGACGATGGACGAGGGGGCGACGCCGCTCGTCTCTGCGCCCGACTTTGCCGAGCGACTGGGTGTCGACCAGGTCTTGCTCAAAGACGAGGGGCGCAATCCGACGGGCTCGTTCAAGGACCGCGGGGCGGCTCTCGCTGTGACGGCCGCGAGCGAGCACGGCGCGGAGACGGTCGCGCTCCCCTCTGCGGGCAACGCCGGGCAGGCAGCCAGTGCTTACGCTGCCCGGGCGGGCCTCGACGCGGAGGTGTTTGTTCCCTCGCGGGCCGTCTTCGATACCAAGGCGATGATCAACGTCCACGGCGGCGAGATGACCGTCGTCGGTGGCCGCCTCGACGACGCCGTGGCCGCGTTTCGGGACGCTATTACCGAGGAAGACTGGTATTCGGTTGCGACCTTCGAGACACCGTATCGCCACGAGGGCAAGAAGACGATGTTCTACGAGATCGCCGAGCAGTGCGAGTGGGAGAGTCCCGACCACGTCGTCTACCCGACCGGCGGTGGCGTCGGTCTCGTCGGCATGGCCAAGGCCGCCCGCGAGTTGCAAGAACTGGGCTGGATCGACGACGGTCCAGCCTTTCACGCCGCCCAGGCCACGGGCTGTGCGCCGATCGTCGAGGCCTTCGAGGCCGGCCGCGCCGAGCACGAGCCCGTCGAACACCCGGACACCATCTGCGGCGGGATCGAGGTCGCTGATCCAGGCGCGAGCCGACTCGTCCTCGACGCCGTCCGGGAGAGCGGCGGGACCGCGGTGGCGACGCCCGACGACGAGATCCTGGGCGCGGCGGTCGATATCGCCCAGACTGCCGGGATCGAGATGGGTGCGACCTGCGGAGCCGCGGCGAGCGGCGCGCTCGAACTCGCTGATAGCGGTGCGTTCGACGGCGACGAGACGGTGGTGCTCGTCAATACGGCCACCGGAAACAAGGAGTCGGATATCCTTCGGAGCCACCTGATGAGTCAGGGGATCTGA
- a CDS encoding class I SAM-dependent methyltransferase, translating into MVSDRWRRFYEERDYDHCIYREGETMIEYLATFCEQIGIPETVLSVGCGPAVLELELAERFPNTEFTCVDVADRVIEDGRERASEQGLENVEFVVGALPALDLERQFDLVYCMATTYFVRDVDAAFATLYEHVELGGYLVADYPSEALGEWVAEQDEHTQAFFELVAAGENIWTRDEIATLFDDSVEDYGEAVGAADTLTHAIYLEKS; encoded by the coding sequence ATGGTCAGCGACCGGTGGCGACGATTCTACGAAGAACGCGACTACGACCACTGCATCTACCGCGAGGGCGAGACCATGATCGAGTACCTCGCGACGTTCTGCGAACAGATCGGTATCCCCGAGACAGTGCTCTCGGTCGGCTGCGGCCCCGCAGTTCTGGAACTCGAGCTGGCCGAGCGCTTCCCCAATACCGAATTCACCTGCGTCGACGTCGCCGACCGAGTGATCGAAGACGGACGCGAACGGGCAAGCGAGCAGGGACTCGAAAACGTCGAGTTCGTCGTCGGCGCACTCCCCGCCCTCGACCTCGAACGGCAGTTCGACCTCGTCTACTGCATGGCGACGACGTACTTCGTCCGGGACGTCGACGCCGCCTTCGCCACCCTCTACGAGCACGTCGAACTCGGGGGCTACCTCGTGGCCGACTACCCGAGCGAAGCCCTGGGGGAGTGGGTCGCCGAACAGGACGAACACACCCAGGCGTTCTTCGAACTTGTGGCGGCCGGCGAGAACATCTGGACCCGAGACGAGATCGCGACCCTGTTCGACGATTCAGTCGAGGACTACGGCGAGGCTGTCGGGGCCGCTGACACACTTACTCACGCAATCTACCTCGAGAAATCGTAG
- a CDS encoding redox-regulated ATPase YchF — protein sequence MSYRIGLVGKPSVGKSTLFNAATMNDVPEGAYPFTTIDPTVGEAYVRVDCAAPEFEHSCTPNHGVCREGTRFVPVKLVDVAGLVPGAHEGRGLGNQFLSDLNETDVLVHVVDFSGQTDLEGEPTDEHDPREDIDFLENELDMWYLDILEKGIERYHSGYHGEERDIEADLAEQMSAFGIIEEEIKRLVLRLDLELDPDTWDEDDREDLAREIRMETKPMVIAANKMDTPAAQDNWSEITTDPEYDHLTFVPVSAHAEKALKHGDEQGALEYVPGDDDFEIVADLPDEKEAGLEEIRQFVGAYGGTGVQTALETALFDVLDAIAVFPGAEQPQDDGTFLQDCFVLPDGSTAEDFAYFLHSDIGDGFLHAHDIRSGRQVGADRELDHRDVIEITTTN from the coding sequence ATGAGTTACCGGATCGGTCTCGTCGGCAAGCCCTCGGTGGGCAAGTCGACGCTGTTCAACGCCGCGACGATGAACGACGTTCCCGAGGGGGCCTACCCCTTCACCACCATCGACCCCACAGTCGGGGAAGCCTACGTCCGCGTCGACTGTGCCGCCCCGGAGTTCGAACACTCCTGCACCCCCAATCACGGCGTCTGCCGCGAGGGGACCCGTTTCGTCCCTGTCAAACTCGTCGACGTGGCAGGACTGGTGCCAGGGGCTCACGAGGGGCGTGGGCTGGGCAACCAGTTCCTCTCGGACCTCAACGAGACGGACGTGCTCGTCCACGTCGTCGACTTCTCCGGGCAGACGGATCTGGAAGGCGAGCCGACCGACGAGCACGACCCCCGCGAGGACATCGACTTCCTGGAGAACGAGCTGGACATGTGGTATCTCGACATCCTGGAGAAGGGCATCGAGCGCTATCACTCGGGCTATCACGGCGAGGAGCGCGATATCGAGGCCGATCTGGCAGAGCAGATGAGCGCCTTCGGCATCATCGAAGAGGAGATCAAACGGCTCGTCCTGCGACTGGATCTCGAACTCGACCCCGACACCTGGGACGAGGACGATCGCGAGGACCTGGCCCGGGAGATCCGCATGGAAACCAAGCCGATGGTCATCGCTGCGAACAAGATGGACACCCCCGCAGCCCAGGACAACTGGAGCGAGATCACGACCGACCCCGAGTACGACCACCTGACGTTCGTGCCCGTTTCGGCCCACGCCGAGAAGGCGCTCAAACACGGCGACGAACAGGGCGCGCTGGAGTACGTGCCCGGCGACGACGACTTCGAGATCGTCGCCGACCTGCCCGACGAGAAAGAGGCAGGGCTGGAGGAGATTCGCCAATTCGTCGGTGCCTACGGCGGGACCGGCGTGCAGACGGCACTGGAGACGGCGCTGTTCGACGTGCTGGACGCTATCGCGGTGTTCCCGGGTGCCGAACAGCCCCAGGACGACGGCACCTTCCTGCAGGACTGTTTCGTCCTGCCGGACGGGTCGACCGCCGAAGACTTCGCGTACTTCCTGCACTCCGATATCGGGGACGGGTTCTTGCACGCCCACGATATCCGCTCGGGTCGGCAGGTCGGGGCTGATCGGGAACTGGACCACCGGGACGTCATCGAGATCACCACGACGAACTAG